The genomic DNA GCAAATGCTAACACTTAAGGAACCCATTCACCCTTAAATACACACAGCGTACCCTCCACGTGCACACGCCCTTTACATATTCAGCTGTGTCAATGATAAAAACACTTCATGTGAAAGGGCAGAAAGGTGATGGCAAGAAGCAGTGCAGGATGGATGTGCTGGTGAGCGGAACAGGAAGAGCTCACTTATCAATGCCAAGTCCTATACTACCTTGGCTTCTAGAAATTGTGGGTGCAATACACCTAGTCGCTCTCTGGGCCTCTAAAGAAATGGGAAAACCAGGACTCCTTGGTCCCTGGCTGCAAAGGAATGAAAATGGTAAAATGGCAACTCTGGCCCCCAAGGAAACGCAGGCGCCTGGCGGAGGAGTGCAGCCTTGAGAAATGGACAGCCCTGGGTGCAAATCCCATCTATCACATTCTAGTTAGGCCAATACCTTGGTCTTTCAGGCCTggcttttccttatctgcaagCAGTCCTGATGCGGACTCCTGTGTCTATGGGGACTGAACTCTCCTGATACCATCTGACTCCTGTGTCTACGGGGACTAAACTCTCCTGATACCATCTGAAACCCGCCCTGCCTACCTCCGGGGTTTGCTGCAGATAAAACGAAATGAGGTATTTGAGGTATTTGTTTAATGCCCAAGGCCTCAACCAGCTTTCAGCAAAGACATCTCTGAGAACAGTGTGTGAAGGTCAGATTTTCCTTCTGATCCCTACCCCTCCCCAAAGTTTCTGATTCCAGGGATAGGCCTCCTGACCCTCTTTCCCACTTCATGGGCAAAGGCTACACATACAGCAAGCAGGGTTGGCAGAGCCCATTGAGactttattttggaaaaagaaCACTTGATTTGGCTTTAGTTGGGGGCACGGGAAAGAGGCAGTCCCCCTCCCCAAGGGTGAGCCGAGGACTGGGGCCGAGGACTGGGGCTGAGGCTCAAGCGGGGCTTGCCGAGCCCACAGCTTGGAGGACAGGAGGACCCGCAGTCATCATTCACTTGGGGAGGACATCAGATGATTCAGACACCAGCTTCCCATCTCGGGTCTCAATCTTCTTCACAACCACCGTCTTGGAGGAGCTGGTGCGGCTGAAGGAGCCAGAGCTCCCGCCAGAGCCCAAGCTGGCCTGGAAGCCCAGGCCGTAGTTGAGGTTCCCATAAGATGGGGACACCAGCCCACCTGGTGAGGAAGAGGCAGCCACATGAGCACAGGAGCCCTGCACACATTGGGCTGCAATGACCCCTTCTCCCTCCAGTCCCCTGGGATGAGGAACTGCCCTGGTTCACTTCTCCAAGACTGTCCGGGAATACCAGGAGCAGGGTGGGGCAGAACTTTGATatgagctatgtgaccttggacaaggcaGTTAATTGGGCCCCAGCTTCCTCAGCTGTACAAAAGGGAAATGTATAGGCAGGGACACACCTGAATAGCCGCTGGTGGTCTTGGTGTGGATACTCATGTTCTGCATGCCAGATTCCAGCCTGTACCCAAAGGACACATGGATGTCAGGACCAACTCCTGGTCCAGGAAAACAGGACCcacccctcctcaccccaggtCCCAGGGATAAGGTACCAGGGCCAGTCAAACACCCCCACACCCACCGGTTCTCCTCGCCCTCCAGCAGCTTGCGGTAGGTGGCGATCTCCACGTCCAGGGCCAGCTTGACGTTCATGAGCTCCTGGTACTCGCGCAGCTGCCGGGCCATGTCCTGCTTGGCGTTTCTCAGAGCGGCCTCCAGCTCAGCCACCTTGGACTGAGCATCCTTGATGGCCAGCTCCCCACGCTGCTCGGCATCAGCGATGGCGGCTTCCAGGGACGCCCTCTGGCCTTTGAGACCCTCGATCTCAGCCTGGATTCGGCTGATGTTCCGGTTCATCTCAGAAATCTCAGTCTTCGTGCGACGCAGGTCATCCCCGTGCTTCCCAGCCAACGTCTGCAGCTCCTCATACTGTGGGGGTGACATGAAGTGTAAGGCCCTgtgctccccccaccaccaccaccaccaactcgCACACACTGCAGGCTTTCTTCCAGACCTCTAGGCACAGGGGCACCCCAATCTCCCCAGCACCCACTCGGCAGTCCCAGCACATAGCAGGCAGAGTGGTGTTTGAACTCCTGCACCCCGCTCATGAACTGGAGCACAGAACTGGCCAGAAGGGGAAGGCCAGCTTAGTGACCCTGCTCTTCACCTTGATCTGGTACATGGTCTCAGCCTCAGCCCGGCTGCGGTTGGCGATGTCTTCATACTGGGCCTTGACCTCGGCAATGATGCCATCAAGATCCAGAGAGCGGTTGTTGTCCATGGACAGCACCACAGATGTGTCGGAGATCTGGGACTGCAGTTCACGAATCTCCTATGGTGGGAAGGGAAGAAGATGAGGCCCTGTCCCTGCACACAAGGAGCCCCCTTGGGCAAAAGGGCCTTCCTTAAGGGACAAGCTAGGGGAACAATAAGAAGAGAGGAGCAGGTGGGCatgaggagctgggagagggcaaAGTACTGAAGAAGCAAAAGAGGTCAAAGACCTGGAACCTAGAAGGGTGTAAGGATGAAATGAGAGCAGGAAAAAGGAAACTTATCTTTGGGTGAGTAACCAGAAGGGCTGGGCCCTTCATGATATCAGCTACTAATGCTGAGCCCAcagtgggctcccacagagcCCGGAAGACTGAAAACAAAGACATGAGAGAGAATGGGCCGTTGGGTCACCATTCTGTGTATGATGACCTTGGATAGGCTCTTTCAGCTCTCTAAGCACATTTTctgatctgtgaaatggggtaatCAACCCTCTCTCATACACGGGGACAGAACTAGAGAGCAGCAATACTGAGTTAACATTAGTAGCTGTAATTATTCAGAGGTGGGCCCTTGTCTGTGGTGCACTTGGGGCCAGAAGGAGTCTCTGATGAGGTTGGAGGAACAAGAACGTACCTCTTCATACAGCTGCCTGTAGAAGTTGATCTCATCAGTCAGCCCTTCCAGGCGGGACTCCAGCTCTACCTTGTTCATATAAGCTTCATCCACATCCTGTGGGGTGTTTTGGAGGGGGACCATGAGCTGGGTGACCACATTGGACCCCAACCCAGAGGCACCCAATAGCCTGGAATTCTAACTATTGTCTTCCACACCTCGCTTTGTGGCCTCATCCTCCAGGCCAGCCTCTGCCCCATCGCACCTGCATCCCCAGCCCAAACACCTTTCCTCAGTTTTCTgcagcaccccaccccccctcctccttcaggAGGCCTGCTACGGCTAGATCTCCAATTCTACTGCTCCTTTTCCATGCCCCAGCACCAATATCCAGAGTTCTGTCCAAATGCACCCTCCTTAGCTCTGTTTTTGCCTACTTTTCCTGTATATCTAGGAAGTACCCAAACATTGGCCCATTACTTAGAAATATTTAGAGACAGGCCCCAGAAAGCCTTAGTCCAAGTATCTAAGCCCCAACCTCCAGTGTCTGATGAAGGTAGAGGACTCCCTCACCTTCTTGATGAGGACAAATTCGTTCTCCATCTCTGTGCGCTTGTTGATCTCGTCCTCGTACCTAGTAAGGACAAGACTTAGAATCAAGGACCAAGGCAAAGGGGAGGTTACCCTGAGACTTTTTAGGGGGACAAGACTATATAGAAAATTTATTTCATGGAAATGCAAGATATAAAAGGCTGGCCTGGTCCTTCTGCTCATCAGCCAGTGGGGAGGCCTGGAGCAGTACACCTATCTACAAATCAATGAATATTCATTTGATTAGACATAGGAGGCACGTTAGGAGGGCAACAGGGACTGATGAGACCTCAGACAAAAGGGGCCAATGCTGTAAGTATATATCAGAAACCTATTGACTACTTGTCTCTCTGAGGTCTACTATGTAAATATTAACATATAATTTGTTGTCCAAATCTGGACAATTCTGAGATTAAAAGAGGGTTGATGCAACTAATAATTATGCCAGGACAATGGGTGTAAACTAGACTGTCCTGAGAAAACCTGGTCACATGATCATCCTAATTATAGTCTGCATTGTCCAAAAATCGGAGGGCCATGGGGTCTTAGGCCTCTGACCCCCTGGGGTTGACAGAACAGATGAATTCAGTTGGGCAAATGGCAGTACGGAGGAAGGCAGCTTACTTATTCTTCAAGTCCTCCACCAGTCCCTGCATGTTGCCAAACTCTGcttccagcctcagtttctcctgacCCAGCGTGTCCAGCTGCCGCCGAAGGTTGTTGATGTAGCTCTCGAACATGTTGTCCATGTTGCTGCGAGTCGTCTTCTGCTGCTGCAGGAGGCTCCATTTGGTCTCCAGAATCTTATTCTGCTGCTCCAGGCTCcgcacctggaggaggagggatcGAAAAGGTCTGCATGAGGCCAGGGCTCAGAATCTGGGGGAAAGCAAGCAGTGTGTTCCACTCCCCAAACAGTGGGTCTCCAGAACCCAGGCAGCTAGTTGGCTATCACCTAACAGAGACAGCATGGTGAGTAGGGTAGGGAGCCATGTCCTTCTAACActggggcggggacatgagcgtGCATGGTTGGAAGGAGAGAGCTAGGAGAGTCATGTTGAAACTATTTTGCAGAACAAATAGGTCTTCTTGATTTAGATTGTATATTacagatcaataaaaatagccAAGTGTTAACACTTTATATaagactgaaaaagaaaatgtagattGTTCTATTAtctactattattatcatcattattatttggAGCGACTTtgaggaactcatacagcttataGGGAAACAAAAGCCGTAGGGCCTggatgcagtgatggcgaacctacgacacacgtgtcagaggtgacatgtgaactcatttctttggttgatttttctttgttaagtggcatttaaatatataaaataaatatcaaaaatataaatctttgttttactatggttgcaaatatcaaaaaatttctatatgtgacacggccccagagttaagttagggtttttcaaaatgctgacatgccgagctcaaaaggttcgccatcactggcctagagagtAGTggccaggagacctgggttttAGCCAAACACTGCTCCTAACCTGGGCTGCATAACCTTGAGTTGCTTCCCCTCTCAGAGCCCAGGGCTCCTCAAACCTGCaatggtctagagcagcggttctcaacctgggggtcgcgacccctttgggggtctaacaaccctttcacaggggtcgcctaagaccatcggaaaacacatatcattacatattgtttttgtgattaatcactatgctttaattatgttcaatctgtaacaatgaaattgggggtcaccacaacatgaggagctgtattaaagggtcgcggcattaggaaggttgagaaccactggcctagaggaactCAGCCAGGTTCTTTCaagagccctcccctcccccgaccTGTGCAAAAGTCACTTGTGTCCAGGGAAAAGACAAAGGACTGGGCAGACCTGCCTGCAAATGGAAGActccctcctaccctccccccaccccaccacacccAGGAAATCTTCTCCTTGGTCCCAAACACCCCAACACGAAGGTCCTGGCTCCTTGGACACAAGGAAATCCAAATTTTAGGATGAGATTAAGCCATGTTAgaagggaaattttttaaaagatcgtAACAGGCTGGTTCCAAGAAGATGAATTTATCTTCCTTAATCAACCCAAcgttgtaactttttaaaattgggagGGGCTTAGAAAAGAAGGTTGACTTAAGGGTCTGGCCTAAATGCAATAAATCCCTCTGTAAATTCCTTTCTTCTCCAGGTCATGTTGCctcaaaattatgaaaaataagcGATTTTAACATTTGGCCAAGGGCCGCTAAACTCTCCACCTTCATTAATACGTGAATAGGCAAAATCTCTGATTTAGGGATTCtcatgcccattttatagatgaggaaatcgGTTTCAGCAAGGGAGTCCATCAAAGGGAAGGGCGGAGCACTGGGAACCGGGAATTGGGACTCGGAGCTAGTGTTTAACTACTTGCGGGGAGGACTCAAAAGCTAGTAGAATGCAGTCAAGAAGCGACGTCAAGGTTGCTTAGAGCCAAGAAACTAGGAAGCCCTAGTTCCTAAGGGGGGTTGAGCTTCCTAGGGCACTCCCGTCCCTGAAGAGGCTAATCTGCCCCAGTATTTCCCGCTTTCCGTTCCCACAATGCCTCCCAGGAGCCAGTCAGCAGGGAGGGCCCAACCTTCCAGCGCGCTGAGGCCCCGGGGCACCCTAAGGGAGCCTACCCCCAAGGCTGCAAAACCCGGCCTGGCCTCCCCTCTGGGGAAGTGGAGCCAGGACGTTGGGGTggagcctgggagggagcagagaggggacAAGGGCcgagtggggagaggggtgttGGCCGACAGACACGTTATCTACAGCCATAAATTCTGGACGTGAAACCTGGGCGGGGCGTCCAACGCCCCAGACTTTGAATCCTGGATGGGCTTTCGTGGAACCAACCCCTGGCGTCACCCCACCCTATCCCCACACATACTCCTCCCAACCCCAGACGCAAAAAGCTCCCCAGGTAGAGCAGCGCGTTGCCCAGACTGCCCCGCCTCAGCCCTGCACCCCATGAGGGGCGGGTCACTGctcgcccggccccgccccctgcaggctccagggcaggggcCAAGGATGACTCATCTGGCGCCCCCCACACTCGGGCCTTGGGACGCCGGAGGCTTTGATCAATATTTGTCTGTTTAGATCAAGACACCAGTTCCTTCTCCCAAAATCCTATcaaactcattcttttttaaaaatgcccaggGGCACCTCTGGGAAACTGTTGGGGAAGTGCTAGGAGAGAAAGTGAACCTGGAAGAGGGGCACCCCTCCTACCCCACCCTTCCCACCCGACAGCTAAACAGCTGGGACTGGTCCCGGCTGAAAGCTTTATCCACGATCAGAACTTGGGTTGGGGTGAGATGAGTGAGGGAGAGAGGACGCCCCAAGATTTAGAATCAGAAGCTGCCCCATCCCTGCGGCCATCCGGAACCAAAGTGCATGGGAGGAGTGAGTCATAGGTTGGAAGAAAGGGTTGCCAGAGTGCGTAGAGCCCAGCAGGATGCCAGTTGGGCCTGGAGATGTGCCCACGGACAGGGCGACCAAAAGAAAGGGCGTGGACCCTCTTcagaccccaggcccagccagccaCGCAGGGGGAGCCCTCACCTTGTCGATGAAGGAAGCAAACTTGTTGTTGAGGGTCTTGATCTGCTCCTTCTCCTGGTTGCGCACGGCCTGGATGTTGGGGTCCACCTCCAGCTTCAGGGGGCTCAGCAGGCTCTGGTTCACTTGGACAGCTGTGATGCTCCCCATGCCCCCAGCCCCGCCGTAACCCCCGGCCAGACTCATGCTGGTGCTCAGGCCACCTCGGTAGCTGCTGCCCACACGGGAAAAGGACGAGGAGCTGATGCGAGTGCCCGGTGCACTGGAGTACGAGCGGCTGCTGAAGGCCCGGGGTCCGGAGGTGGACACCTTGTAGGTCTTCTGGGTCACCCTTGTGGACATGGTGGAGGCTGGAGTGGAGGCGAGAAGGCTGAACCTGGCGGAGATTCGAGAAGAAGCCAAAAAAGCTGCTTGTAAGTGGGGGACAGCATGGCCCTTTATAAAAGAGAGCCCAGCCcaaagggagggggtgggcctCGTACCTGAGTGGCTAGGCCCCGAGGAGGCCGGGCCTAACCCGACACCTGCCACCTACAGGCGGACTCAGGTGGGGGCAGCAGAGAGCTGCTCCCACCCTGGAGCCCATTCCGGCACCACCCCCAGAAACCCAGGGAAGAGCAATTGGGCGAATGCGAAACTGGCAGGAATCCGGTGGCCTTGCACAGGTTCCCTGTAACAGAGAGACGGACCAGGGATCACCCAGCCACTGCAACCCTGACTCCTgagtcttctctccttccctcctgtgGGAAATCAGTGTGAGGACTGAGACGCACAGCAGGACAGTGATCCCCGCCATGTGGGTCTCCTGTGAGTAGCTGACACCCCAAGTTCTTCTCCCTACTTTGAGTGACTATGAAGGTGTCTGCCCAAGGCTGGAGGACAGGAAACTGGGTTCTGAATTCTTGAACCTGAGGTCAACCATTTGTCTAGTCTTCCCTCAGTTACTATTGTACTCTCAGCACCTGGTGTAGTGCCAAGAGGGGCTgggtaaatatttgtagaatgaacacatacacacacacacacacacacacacacacacacacacacgggcagtCTGGGCCTGTAGGTACAAGATAAAGTAAGATCCAACACAGCACTTTCCTGGTACACAACCCAGTACTCTCTTTCTTCCCAAGATCTCAGGATTCCCAGAGCCAGGCTGAACACTGTAGGCCTTGCTGAGGGTCCCAGAGGAAAGAGGTAGAGGAGAGGGgggagcttaggagagaggagTTGTGTTGGGGTCTTCACTGTTCTCACTGCTCCTTTGGGGAGTCATTCCCATAGCACCCAGTGGGTGAgtcaggaaggaaggcaggagggggtgggatggggtggggtggaggagggggtctGGGGACTGATGGTGAATCATTCTGCAGCCATCTGGgccctccttctcttcccaggCCCCCAAATAGCCCAAGGAAATGAAGAAAGAGTCCCTGCACCTGTCTCCCTGAACCCATTATCCAAATGAGTCAGGAGAGCAGGTTGGGGCACAGCATGCACCTGCaggttggagaaaggggaacTAAACAAGACACCCCAGGCCTGGGCgggctgggtggggcaggctgtgGGTGGAAGGCAGGTTTGTTTAGGCCCCCGAGGCAGAGATTCCAGCTGTAATCCCCTGATGATAGGGCTGAATTCTCTGGAAGACCCTGCAGGGCATGAAGTGGGGACCAGGTGGTTCTAACTAGAGAGACCAACAAATGCCAATCACTCAGACCCCTTGGGGGAGAGGGCAAGGTGGCCCACAAGCCCAAACCCAGGGAAGGGGGTGACTATGACTGCCCAGCTACCAGGAGGGCAGTTATACAGGTTTCTCCCCATCCTTTTCCAGCAGAGACAACTGGGCTCCCAGAAGGACGGGCACATAGACCCctacagagggacagagagacccaGAAGCCCCCTCCTTCGGGGACAGATACAAATCCAAAATAGGCAGACACATAAATAAGATCCCTtcagacaacacacacacacacacacacacacacacacacatgacaaAGACACATTTTAAAGTCCCTTCCAAAAAGACAAATCCAGACACTCTCAGAGGGGATGAAATGACcacatccctttctccctcccctcttttctcctctcctcctctccaggctcctggcctcctggtGCGCTCTATCAGGCAAGGGGAAATCCAGTTAGTGCCTGTTTGCAcggccctctcccagccccttgaAACAATGCTCAGTTTTCCAAGAGTGATTTGAATGcatgccaccccctccccttcaaGCATGACACCTAGCAGGGCAGAGAGACTTCTACCAGAGACCAAAGGGAAGGGTATGGGCCCAGTGCCAAACCAAAGACAGAGAAGgcggaaggagagagggaggggccggTCAGACTGGTATGGCAGCTATGAGGAGAGAGGACAACCAGCTCCCcacttcttcccctcccccacaccattGTTGGGTGGACCTGGGCAGACTCTGAGGGGGAGGGACCAGACCTGAAGTCCTGAGCACAGAACAGCAAGCCAGAGCCCCCTGAACTCTCAGGccctctgccaccacccacctggTTCCCTGGTTCCAGAAGTGCCCTGTGTTTAAGGTGAGAACAAATGGAGCCAGAGGGACACTATCCATTGTCAGAGCTCACAGGGCGCGGGAGCCCCACTGTGCGGGGGCAATCCAGAACAATCCAGGACCAGAAGTGTCTGCATCTCATATCTCAGCTCCCTGTTGCTCAAAGACCCAGCCAACCCTGCCCTCATGTCCAGACTCAGCCTCGGTGGGAGAGAAGAGGCCAGCATTGCTCTCCAGAATGGCCCTGCTTGAGGTGTCAGGGTACAGGCAGAAGGGGAAGGCCCCCGGGACGAGGGCCAAGCCGTGAGGGAAGAGACAACCTGACTGGGGCAGCCTGCAGGTACAACTCCTGGTAAGGCTGACTGATCACTGTGCTCTGCCCAACAAAAGGGAAAGTGTTTGCCATGACTGTGCCTGATCCAGAAGACTCTGCCCTAAACCGCCTTTCCTGGAGaacagaaaggggagggaggactcACTGGACTGCCCCCCTCAGGAGGCCCTGAGCCCTTGGGCAGCTGTgtgggcagaggtgggtggaCAGGGTATCATTACATCACTCACAGTGATTGGAAAAGGTAGACTGAACAAGTTCTTCTCAGTCTCAGGGCTGAGGACACAAAGACACCACatccacagcagcactattcataataaccaaaacagaaacagcccaaatgtctgCCAACTGAAGGATGGGTAAACAAAATGAGGCCTATCCATACAATAGtgtattattcaaaataaaaaggaatgaagtactgatacttGCTACAACGTGGATGAGCCTTGAAAGTATTAAGCAAAGTTAAGCAAGCCAATCACAGAAGGCCACATATTGCGTAATtccattgatatgaaatgtccagaataggcaaatccatgaaaaaagaaaatagattcgtGCTTGCCCAGGCTGGAAGGAATGGAGgtaattgctaaaaaaaaaaaaaaaaaaaaaaaaaaaaaaaaaaaaaaaaaaaaaaaattactaaagaataaaaagtgtttgttttggggataatgaaaatgttctaaattctATTGTGATTAATAATTGCACATGTCTGTGaaaatactaaaaaccattgTATTGTGCACTTTAAATAGTTGAATTATATAGTGTatgaattatagctcaataaagcttttaccaaaggaaaagagagagagagataccacaAAAGCATAAATTAGCTACATATATAAAGTGGGGACTTGATGGACCATCATAGGGATGAGGAGATAGATGGGAAGATTTTTGTTTAGATGCTCAAGGAAAAGAAGTTTCCCCTCTCTAGGTTAATAAACAAGGTGGTGTCCCCAAAGCActgaaatcactttaaaaaatagacacaagcccgaccagtgtggctcaatggttgagcatcaacctatgaaccaagaggtcacagctcaattcccagtaagggcacatgaccaggttgcaggctcgatccccagtaagggggcgtgccgggggcagccaatcaatgattcttatcattgatgtttctatctcccttcctctctgaaatcaataaaaataggtttaaaaagaaaaaaagatggacatgaagggattagctaaagaatatatatgcctACCCCATGGACACAAGCAACTGTGTGGTGATGGACAAAGGAAGGGGTTGGAGACTGGGTGGAGaaaagcatgggggggggggcaggaatggagacatctgcaatagtgtggacaataaaaacaaagaaaataaaagatggtctctatccccagtagaggatgtgcaggaggcaggtaatcaatgattctctttcatcattgatgtttctatctttcttaccctcttcctttctctctgaaatcaataaaaatatatatttaaagaagacaATTTAAAATTGTTGACATAGTAATAGCTGAGTTTACACTGAGCAGCCACCAAGAACAATTAGTTTAAATAGGAAGCCACAGATGGTGGGAACACCCATCAATAAGCCACATCATAAATAATAAAGTTGATTGGATTGTGGGTTTTTGCGCTGCCTCGAGGCCAAAATTGTTCATGGTCAATGCTCAGTAAGTGGTGACAATCTTTCTTCATGATTACTGGTGGCTCCGATGATTAAAGCCAGCAGCATGGGAAGAGACTGCCTAGACCAGCCGCAAGCACCTGTGCCTAGAAGTCATGAGACTGAGGCGCCTCGCCATCTGTTCCCTGGGTTCATTGCAGCAGGATTCCTAGGTGAGCTAGGGGTTTGGACATAATGTCCAAATCCTCCTCACTCTGAGGGCCTTTGGTCCATGTCCCAACTCCATAGAGCTTTACACATAGGTCAGACATTCACGAATGTTCTCAGAATAGAAATTTGGACTTTGATAAATGTGCTTAGAAGTTATTAGAACATGGATGGAGAGAAGGTGGCAAGGTTAGCCTTActgcagaagaaaggaaacagaagCCTATGGGGGAGGGGacattctctccttttccctcttggTTCTTCTGGTTGGTGGAATAATTAAAATGGCCTAAGGCagattaataggaaaaaaataacaaaataaatttttgttaatcctcaccccaggatatttttccattgatttttagagatagcggaagggaggggaagagacaaagaaacacatcaattggttgcctattGCACACGCCCCACCCAGGCcaggatggagtctgcaaccaaggtatgtgcccttgactggaaatcaaacctgtgacccttcagccCTCAAGGACgttctgtctactgagccaaaccggctagagcaaaAACCAATTTTTAATACATACACAGAAAATTCACATAAGCATGGAAATTCTAAAGACGGTAAGTCAAAATGAAGTATATATGTCATTCTGGAC from Myotis daubentonii chromosome 2, mMyoDau2.1, whole genome shotgun sequence includes the following:
- the KRT8 gene encoding keratin, type II cytoskeletal 8, whose amino-acid sequence is MSTRVTQKTYKVSTSGPRAFSSRSYSSAPGTRISSSSFSRVGSSYRGGLSTSMSLAGGYGGAGGMGSITAVQVNQSLLSPLKLEVDPNIQAVRNQEKEQIKTLNNKFASFIDKVRSLEQQNKILETKWSLLQQQKTTRSNMDNMFESYINNLRRQLDTLGQEKLRLEAEFGNMQGLVEDLKNKYEDEINKRTEMENEFVLIKKDVDEAYMNKVELESRLEGLTDEINFYRQLYEEEIRELQSQISDTSVVLSMDNNRSLDLDGIIAEVKAQYEDIANRSRAEAETMYQIKYEELQTLAGKHGDDLRRTKTEISEMNRNISRIQAEIEGLKGQRASLEAAIADAEQRGELAIKDAQSKVAELEAALRNAKQDMARQLREYQELMNVKLALDVEIATYRKLLEGEENRLESGMQNMSIHTKTTSGYSGGLVSPSYGNLNYGLGFQASLGSGGSSGSFSRTSSSKTVVVKKIETRDGKLVSESSDVLPK